A window from Primulina huaijiensis isolate GDHJ02 chromosome 11, ASM1229523v2, whole genome shotgun sequence encodes these proteins:
- the LOC140987813 gene encoding probable serine/threonine-protein kinase At1g54610 has translation MGCICGKPYAIDDSNESPRERLPGKESSDLQVPRAVSSRREENLRLKDRLDSNSNSNEGGFIFVDKRVNGSSRSYVEPLERKRENPECVTAVHHPGAGMVPRATEGEEVAAGWPPWLAAVAGEAIKGWVPRRADSFEKLDKIGQGTYSNVYRARDLDAGKVVALKKVRFDNLEPESVRFMAREIHILRRLNHPNIIKLEGLVTSRMSCSLYLVFEYMEHDLAGLASHPGLKFTEPQVKCYMQQLLRGLDHCHSHGILHRDIKGSNLLIDNNGILKIADFGLASFFDPRQSQPLTSRVVTLWYRPPELLLGATHYGTAVDLWSTGCILAELYAGKPIMPGRTEVEQLHKIFKLCGSPLEEYWSKSKLPHATIFKPQQPYNRHVTETFKDFPAPALALIEILLSIDPADRGSAASALKNEFFTARPYPCDPSSLPKYPPSKEFDAKVRDEETRRQIAAGNKGQRYDLEKRGPRESRAVPAPDANAELVSSMQKRQGQSNPKSRSEMFSSHFEEAASGFPIEPPRPSQSVDEANNEPHGNIHKRASHSGPLVNRAAWAKAGKNLEDAPKNLGVAELTAMSGLVAARRSMLSEERRDKSLPQHEVPKLISRFPGSYKEVSSSAMIQVQKNNPSANSQQQEDERTNNNPALLGYGSKGNKIHYSGPLLVPSGKVDQMLKDNDRQIQEAVRRARLDKARMRKLQADRNQLSTNSLFVSGR, from the exons ATGGGTTGTATATGTGGTAAGCCCTATGCCATTGATGATAGTAACGAGAGTCCCAGGGAGAGGCTGCCGGGCAAGGAATCTTCGGATTTGCAGGTTCCAAGGGCTGTTTCTTCTCGGAGGGAGGAGAATTTGAGGTTGAAGGATAGACTGGATAGTAATAGTAATAGCAACGAAGGCGGGTTTATATTTGTAGACAAGCGAGTCAACGGTTCATCTAGGTCGTATGTAGAACCTTTGGAGAGGAAGCGAGAGAATCCCGAGTGTGTAACTGCCGTGCACCATCCAGGGGCGGGTATGGTTCCTAGAGCAACTGAAGGGGAAGAGGTAGCAGCTGGATGGCCACCGTGGTTAGCTGCTGTGGCTGGCGAAGCTATTAAAGGGTGGGTCCCTAGGAGGGCAGACTCTTTCGAAAAATTGGATAAG ATTGGCCAGGGTACTTACAGTAATGTTTATCGTGCCCGTGATCTTGATGCAGGGAAGGTTGTTGCTTTGAAGAAAGTGAGATTTGATAATCTGGAGCCCGAGAGTGTTCGTTTTATGGCGAGGGAAATTCATATTTTGCGTAGGCTTAACCatccaaatataattaaattggaaGGTCTAGTTACGTCACGGATGTCTTGCAGCTTGTATCTTGTTTTTGAGTATATGGAGCATGATTTGGCGGGACTCGCGTCCCACCCTGGTCTCAAATTTACTGAACCTCAG GTTAAGTGCTATATGCAACAACTTTTACGTGGGCTAGACCATTGCCATAGTCACGGCATCCTTCATCGAGATATAAAAGGCTCCAACCTTTTGATTGACAATAATGGTATCCTGAAGATTGCAGACTTTGGTTTAGCTAGTTTCTTTGATCCTCGGCAAAGTCAACCACTGACCAGCCGTGTTGTGACGCTGTGGTATCGGCCACCAGAGCTTCTACTTGGAGCTACACATTATGGTACTGCTGTAGATTTATGGAGTACTGGATGCATACTTGCTGAATTATATGCTGGCAAGCCTATCATGCCAGGAAGAACAGAG GTTGAGCAGttgcataaaatttttaaactctgCGGGTCACCCTTAGAGGAGTATTGGAGCAAATCAAAGTTGCCCCATGCAACAATTTTCAAGCCCCAACAACCTTACAATCGTCATGTTACTGAAACATTCAAAGATTTCCCAGCACCGGCATTAGCACTCATAGAGATCTTGCTGTCCATAGATCCTGCAGATCGTGGATCTGCTGCCTCTGCTTTGAAGAATGAG TTCTTTACGGCAAGACCATATCCTTGTGATCCTTCAAGTTTACCGAAGTACCCTCCTAGCAAAGAGTTTGATGCTAAAGTTCGAGATGAAGAAACAAGAAG ACAAATAGCGGCTGGGAACAAAGGTCAAAGATATGACCTAGAAAAGAGAGGACCAAGAGAATCTCGTGCAGTACCTGCCCCTGATGCTAATGCTGAGTTAGTCTCATCAATGCAG AAAAGGCAAGGTCAGTCGAACCCCAAGAGCAGGAGTGAGATGTTCAGCTCTCATTTTGAAGAAGCTGCATCTGGTTTTCCTATCGAACCACCAAGACCATCCCAATCTGTGGATGAAGCAAACAACGAGCCTCACGGAAATATCCACAAGAGAGCTTCCCATTCCGGGCCGTTGGTTAATCGAGCTGCCTGGGCGAAGGCTGGAAAGAACTTGGAAGATGCTCCAAAAAACCTGGGCGTGGCTGAGTTAACAGCCATGTCTGGTTTAGTTGCTGCGAGGAGGAGCATGTTGTCTGAAGAGCGTAGGGATAAATCTTTGCCTCAGCATGAAGTTCCAAAACTTATTTCCAGGTTTCCTGGATCATACAAAGAGGTTTCAAGTTCTGCAATGATTCAAGTCCAGAAGAATAATCCGAGTGccaactctcagcagcaagaagACGAAAGAACTAACAACAATCCTGCACTT CTTGGTTATGGGTCGAAGGGAAACAAAATTCACTACTCGGGACCACTTCTGGTTCCGTCAGGCAAAGTGGATCAGATGTTGAAGGATAACGACCGGCAAATTCAAGAAGCTGTACGACGAGCTCGATTGGACAAGGCGAGGATGAGAAAACTGCAGGCTGACAGAAACCAGCTATCAACAAATTCATTATTTGTTTCTGGTCGTTGA